A stretch of the Geovibrio thiophilus genome encodes the following:
- a CDS encoding 4Fe-4S dicluster domain-containing protein → MKLVMIMDKRRCYGCNGCTVACKQANATPPGTFYTKTLTEEHGKFPNSKIGYMPLICNHCDDAPCVEVCPTKASKKLADGTVQVTASECIGCKQCMEACPYDARFFNSEDAPTYWGMKGQDAYEKLRSGEHVSGTVDKCTFCAPRREKGLPPACVETCPAIARIFGDLDDPKSEVSKIFRQYKPKPYRPEEGTKPSVFYIE, encoded by the coding sequence ATGAAACTCGTAATGATAATGGATAAAAGAAGATGCTACGGATGCAACGGGTGCACAGTTGCCTGCAAACAGGCAAACGCCACGCCTCCCGGGACATTTTATACAAAAACGCTCACGGAGGAGCACGGCAAATTCCCCAACAGCAAAATAGGGTACATGCCCCTGATCTGCAACCACTGTGATGATGCGCCGTGTGTTGAGGTGTGCCCAACAAAGGCATCCAAAAAACTTGCTGACGGCACTGTGCAGGTTACCGCTTCAGAGTGCATCGGGTGCAAGCAGTGCATGGAGGCTTGTCCTTACGATGCAAGGTTTTTCAACTCCGAAGATGCTCCCACCTACTGGGGCATGAAGGGGCAGGATGCCTATGAAAAGCTCAGAAGCGGTGAGCATGTGAGCGGAACTGTGGATAAGTGTACTTTCTGCGCACCGAGAAGAGAAAAAGGTCTGCCGCCGGCGTGTGTGGAGACCTGCCCCGCTATTGCCAGAATTTTCGGCGATCTCGATGACCCTAAAAGTGAGGTTTCAAAAATATTCAGGCAGTACAAGCCGAAACCATACCGACCGGAAGAGGGCACTAAGCCCAGTGTATTCTACATCGAATAA
- a CDS encoding molybdopterin-dependent oxidoreductase — MAKSLVNVSRRTVLKTMGVLGTAAVIGTGYTGRTEAKEHTAIKTAPHGKDGWHFSHCRMCMRGDCANMYRVENGVVVELKGNPKSENGKGTMCARGQALIQNLYNPYRVKAPMKRTNPKKGINEDPKWVEISWDEALGTTAKKLKEVRDKDPRRFIFQVGFGDMNYFCTYLFYFAAAYGTPNYLKSNGTLCALHYAADLVQGIFPVTVSDLTYAKYVITMGRHTGMSIGAANGGARGAVDAIVGKKTKFVVVDPRCSAEAGKGDWVPIKPGTDLPFLMAIAHTIMYEIKKYDAESLRWWTNSPYLINSHGDYFRGRDGKPQIYDLADKKVKSFDDKTLKTPDLEARVKVGGEQLTASFLLVKESLKTNTAEWAEKITTVPAERIRQIAKEFVENASIGETVELKDNSGKIKKFPLRTSSVICQRGTMGQKDGVGGDLMSKVVNMLVGSLDVPGGNVACARGPFLDPDADGVVAPKMEAICNEPVWPPQHIDLYEFFPHRHSIPALAYQVAMDPHKYGLEYEIDALLTVGGNPISSTTEPYMVAESISRIPFSATLAYNYDEMAHMSDILLPSHAILEKESVNCYESAFDVYQKDTMGLKMLMYRDPFPAVYDSRQSQDIIMDISERMGIISNFNDAINKMGVMIGEISIAFLDEKDYFDLDKRYSVREVWDRGVRKYFGSEHTMDSLNESGLIIQREAQGSCYNTGRYKKGEMRFPFYFSRLKASGDTLRKYFTAHRDKIYLPDWDMEDHLSYYEPTITWRPNKVNSVKKGDRYDLVSITYKTQYSPMRIGAVDQLPYLTETGEAFDPFYGTVSLNTETAKEKGLATGDTVVVESEYGKVSGRLYVTEILQPGVVGIAGSLGRLIKSAGHSGDKYLHYNQLTGNKISDFDPVAMGVTNTVPVRIYKQS; from the coding sequence ATGGCGAAGTCATTAGTGAACGTCAGCCGGAGAACAGTTCTGAAGACTATGGGAGTGCTTGGCACTGCTGCTGTTATCGGAACTGGCTATACCGGCAGAACAGAAGCAAAGGAGCACACGGCGATCAAAACAGCCCCGCACGGCAAAGACGGTTGGCATTTCAGCCACTGCCGCATGTGCATGCGCGGCGACTGTGCGAATATGTACCGTGTTGAAAACGGAGTTGTTGTCGAGCTCAAGGGAAACCCTAAGTCCGAAAACGGCAAAGGAACAATGTGCGCAAGAGGGCAGGCATTGATCCAAAACCTGTATAATCCTTACAGGGTAAAAGCGCCCATGAAGAGAACCAACCCTAAAAAAGGGATCAACGAGGATCCTAAATGGGTGGAGATCTCTTGGGACGAGGCTCTCGGAACCACCGCCAAAAAGCTCAAGGAAGTCAGGGATAAAGACCCCAGAAGATTTATCTTTCAGGTGGGATTCGGGGATATGAACTATTTCTGTACATATCTTTTCTATTTTGCCGCAGCTTACGGTACACCCAACTATCTTAAAAGCAACGGCACTCTCTGCGCTCTGCATTATGCGGCAGATCTTGTGCAGGGGATATTCCCCGTGACGGTCTCCGACCTTACATACGCCAAATATGTTATAACCATGGGCAGACATACTGGAATGTCCATTGGCGCTGCGAACGGTGGCGCAAGAGGCGCTGTCGACGCTATTGTCGGTAAGAAAACAAAATTTGTCGTTGTCGACCCCAGATGTTCCGCAGAAGCCGGAAAAGGCGACTGGGTGCCGATCAAGCCCGGAACAGACCTGCCTTTCCTGATGGCAATAGCGCATACCATCATGTATGAGATCAAAAAATATGATGCCGAGTCTCTCCGCTGGTGGACAAACTCACCCTACCTCATTAACTCACATGGAGATTATTTCAGAGGCAGAGACGGCAAGCCGCAGATATATGATCTTGCGGATAAAAAAGTTAAGTCATTTGATGATAAAACCCTGAAAACACCTGATCTTGAGGCGCGGGTCAAAGTCGGCGGCGAACAGCTTACCGCAAGCTTTCTCCTTGTCAAAGAAAGCCTCAAAACGAATACGGCGGAATGGGCGGAGAAAATAACAACCGTGCCTGCTGAAAGGATCCGTCAGATAGCAAAAGAGTTCGTTGAAAACGCCAGTATCGGCGAAACAGTCGAACTGAAAGACAACAGCGGAAAAATCAAAAAATTCCCTCTCCGAACATCTTCAGTTATCTGCCAGCGCGGCACAATGGGGCAGAAAGACGGTGTAGGCGGAGACCTCATGAGCAAAGTTGTAAACATGCTTGTGGGTTCTCTTGATGTGCCCGGAGGCAATGTCGCCTGCGCCAGAGGACCGTTCCTTGATCCGGACGCAGACGGCGTGGTGGCTCCTAAGATGGAAGCTATATGCAACGAACCTGTGTGGCCGCCGCAGCACATAGATCTCTACGAATTTTTCCCGCACAGGCACTCAATACCGGCTCTTGCGTATCAGGTAGCTATGGATCCGCACAAATACGGTCTTGAGTATGAGATAGATGCTCTGCTTACAGTAGGCGGCAACCCGATTTCAAGCACAACCGAGCCTTACATGGTTGCCGAATCAATATCCAGAATCCCCTTTTCCGCAACACTGGCTTACAACTATGACGAAATGGCTCACATGTCGGATATACTGCTGCCCTCTCATGCGATTCTTGAGAAAGAGTCAGTTAACTGCTATGAATCGGCTTTTGATGTATATCAGAAAGATACCATGGGTCTTAAGATGCTTATGTACAGAGATCCGTTTCCCGCAGTCTACGATTCCCGCCAGTCTCAGGACATAATTATGGATATATCCGAGCGTATGGGCATCATCTCGAATTTCAACGATGCGATCAATAAAATGGGCGTAATGATCGGTGAAATCTCGATCGCTTTTCTTGATGAAAAGGACTACTTCGACCTTGATAAAAGATATTCCGTAAGAGAGGTCTGGGACAGAGGCGTTCGGAAATATTTCGGCAGTGAACACACCATGGACAGCCTGAACGAATCGGGGCTGATTATCCAGAGAGAAGCTCAGGGAAGCTGTTACAATACCGGACGCTATAAAAAAGGCGAGATGCGGTTTCCGTTCTATTTCTCAAGGCTTAAAGCCAGCGGTGATACACTCCGCAAATACTTTACCGCCCACAGAGACAAAATATATCTGCCCGACTGGGATATGGAAGATCATCTTTCCTATTACGAGCCGACAATAACATGGCGCCCTAACAAAGTTAACTCGGTGAAAAAAGGCGACAGATACGATCTTGTATCCATAACATACAAGACGCAGTATTCCCCTATGAGGATAGGCGCTGTGGATCAGCTCCCTTATCTCACTGAAACAGGGGAAGCTTTTGATCCGTTCTACGGGACAGTTTCGCTCAATACCGAAACAGCAAAGGAAAAAGGTCTGGCTACCGGAGACACTGTTGTTGTTGAATCCGAATACGGTAAGGTTTCCGGCAGGCTTTATGTGACTGAGATTTTGCAGCCCGGTGTAGTGGGCATAGCGGGCAGTCTGGGCAGGCTTATTAAATCCGCAGGACACAGCGGAGATAAATACCTGCATTACAATCAGCTTACAGGAAACAAAATCTCCGATTTCGACCCTGTTGCAATGGGCGTAACGAATACTGTTCCCGTCAGAATCTATAAACAGAGTTAG
- a CDS encoding PLP-dependent aminotransferase family protein, which yields MLQGIVFDKNSGTPLYIQLAKAIRSRIENGEFKRGEKLPSKRKMMSVLDIGKNTISAAMDMLVQEGMVKAYQKSGYFVAEQWDINIPDWQAYIKRAKHKPGNNELRFWADAGGLTDFGLSSDFDISPFIVEAFNNALVRSYDLTCKNDYSVYGYLPLRESLIKHLKLSGINAEIDNILICPGSIQVLYPVYESLMTNGSNFLHEKSNLIVAISDIHSLGMNMIPIEADQHGLSSVELEKAILKYKHPILHVDPTDQAPTGIVISKKRKAEIMKIINKYKLPVVEIEHLQDAWYNKPFPPSFKSMDTFGNVIYIGMLIRSCPFDLQMSWIVADKCIIRHLSNVMIQDGIKANFFMQIAADEMFRSGMYYKMMHAVRCFIKKRRETALAFCEKHLKDIGIWNEKNCGFHFWLEFPGTNTKALFKNNYYKTFHPGHFFDRQDTTHILLCPASIKEDEIETSIIEIAGLIRKSA from the coding sequence ATGCTTCAGGGAATAGTTTTTGATAAAAACTCCGGCACTCCTCTATACATACAGTTAGCGAAAGCTATACGCAGCCGGATAGAAAACGGAGAATTTAAAAGAGGAGAAAAACTTCCCAGCAAACGAAAAATGATGTCGGTTCTGGATATAGGCAAAAATACCATATCCGCCGCAATGGATATGCTGGTACAGGAAGGCATGGTAAAAGCCTATCAGAAATCAGGATATTTTGTGGCAGAGCAGTGGGATATAAATATCCCCGACTGGCAGGCGTATATCAAAAGAGCGAAACACAAGCCCGGCAACAACGAACTCCGCTTCTGGGCTGACGCAGGCGGACTCACCGACTTCGGACTGAGCAGCGACTTCGATATATCACCGTTCATAGTGGAAGCTTTTAACAACGCACTGGTGCGCTCGTACGATCTGACTTGTAAAAACGATTACTCGGTGTACGGATACCTTCCCCTGAGAGAATCACTGATCAAGCACCTGAAGCTTTCCGGAATCAACGCGGAGATCGACAATATTCTCATCTGTCCCGGCAGCATTCAGGTTCTCTACCCTGTTTATGAATCATTAATGACCAACGGTTCAAATTTTCTCCATGAAAAAAGCAATCTGATTGTAGCCATTTCCGACATCCACTCTTTGGGGATGAACATGATACCGATTGAGGCTGATCAGCACGGACTTTCCAGCGTGGAGCTTGAAAAAGCGATATTGAAATATAAGCACCCCATTCTCCACGTTGACCCCACGGATCAGGCACCCACCGGCATAGTGATCAGCAAAAAGCGCAAAGCGGAAATAATGAAAATCATCAATAAGTACAAACTGCCTGTCGTGGAAATAGAGCATCTTCAGGACGCATGGTACAACAAGCCCTTTCCGCCGTCCTTTAAATCAATGGACACCTTCGGAAACGTCATTTATATCGGAATGCTCATAAGAAGCTGCCCGTTCGACCTGCAAATGTCATGGATTGTGGCAGACAAATGTATCATCAGGCATTTAAGCAACGTAATGATTCAGGATGGAATAAAAGCCAATTTCTTCATGCAGATAGCAGCGGATGAAATGTTCAGAAGCGGAATGTATTACAAAATGATGCACGCCGTGCGGTGCTTCATCAAAAAACGGCGGGAAACAGCTCTGGCTTTCTGTGAAAAACACCTTAAAGACATAGGCATATGGAATGAGAAAAACTGCGGATTCCACTTCTGGCTCGAATTTCCCGGAACGAACACAAAGGCTCTGTTTAAAAATAATTATTATAAAACATTTCATCCCGGTCACTTCTTCGACAGGCAGGACACCACCCATATTCTGCTCTGTCCCGCATCAATTAAGGAAGACGAGATAGAAACATCCATTATCGAAATAGCCGGGCTGATAAGGAAAAGCGCATGA